From one Anopheles bellator chromosome 1, idAnoBellAS_SP24_06.2, whole genome shotgun sequence genomic stretch:
- the LOC131215553 gene encoding major facilitator superfamily domain-containing protein 8-like: MDRIKRFMFKKPTANDLDGGLETEEEYTERWTSIRIIYYTMFLMSLGFSIILTGVWPYLDKLDPHAGKEFLGWIVGANPVGQMIFSPLVGWWGNRLGSIRLPLLCSLALFSIASGIYSCLELFPTHQKYWMLYSRFLIGVSSSSVAVCRSYLSAATKIDERTGAVSMVSLAQTLGFIVGPVLQGAVTMFGDDGYPLLRNRLHLNMYTATGWINVLMGILNFCLFLPFVFKEKRIAAREAMKKQGMQSEKEAWKSIKPDLLAAWTLIFAFFILVFNFVFLETLATPLTMDMFAWTKAEALYYMAWIMAVGAVLASAVFLTIDPLCKRIAEQKVLIWGGFFLMLLGRAVYIPMADQPPKLAVIENVSNATMAPANQPYVYGSNFTDVFSNLTRVDFDQKSLGTSDAPITVVTPAADDRLGCPPEQEWCKTTRGMTIFQFLLGYGFTAIGYPIGVTLITTIFSKVLGPRPQGTWMGVMTGSGCMSRALGPVFLSTIYTKYGLYWTFGSTALMMGFTMVWLSYMRRRLIPAPYETSDAGGEELATLDTKRQGAETTVTVEASERNGVNTNGLVTG, encoded by the exons ATGGACCGAATAAAGCGATTTATGTTCAAAAAACCCACAGCAAACGATTTGGATGGAGGGCTCGAAACCGAGGAGGAGTACACCGAACGCTGGACGTCGATACGCATCATTTACTATACGATGTTTCTGATGTCGCTTGGCTTTAGCATAATTCTCACCGGAGTGTGGCCGTACCTGGATAAG CTCGATCCCCACGCTGGCAAGGAGTTTTTGGGATGGATCGTTGGCGCCAATCCGGTCGGACAAATGATATTTAGTCCGCTCGTCGGCTGGTGGGGCAATCGACTGGGGTCCATCCGATTACCGCTGCTATGCTCGCTGGCCCTGTTTTCGATTGCCAGCGGTATCTACTCGTGCCTGGAGCTGTTTCCAACGCATCAAAAGTACTGGATGTTGTACTCGCGGTTCCTGATTGGGGTCAGTTCGTCGAGTGTAGCCGTATGCCGATCGTATCTATCGGCAGCCACAAAGATTGACGAACGTACCGGCGCCGTCTCGATGGTATCGCTAGCGCAGACGTTAGGATTTATCGTCGGGCCGGTGTTGCAGGGCGCCGTGACGATGTTTGGGGACGATGGCTATCCGCTGCTAAGGAACCGGTTGCATCTCAACATGTacacggccaccgggtggaTCAACGTGCTAATGGGAATCCTGAACTTTTGCCTATTCCTACCGTTCGTGTTCAAAGAGAAGCGCATAGCGGCGCGCGAGGCCATGAAAAAGCAAGGGATGCAGTCGGAGAAGGAAGCATGGAAATCGATTAAACCGGACCTTCTTGCCGCCTGGACGCTGATTTTCGCCTTCTTCATATTGGTGTTtaactttgtttttctcgaAAC ACTGGCAACACCTCTGACGATGGACATGTTCGCATGGACGAAGGCTGAAGCATTGTACTACATGGCCTGGATAATGGCTGTCGGCGCCGTACTAGCCAGCGCTGTGTTCCTCACGATTGACCCCCTCTGCAAGCGAATAGCGGAGCAGAAGGTTCTTATATGGGGAGGGTTTTTCCTCATGCTTCTTGGTCGAGCCGTGTATATTCCGATGGCTGATCAGCCACCCAAATTGGCCGTCATAGAAAATGTGAGCAACGCAACGATGGCGCCGGCCAACCAACCGTATGTGTATGGATCGAACTTTACGGACGTCTTTTCTAACCTGACACGAGTTGATTTCGACCAAAAGAGTCTCGGTACTTCCGACGCACCCATCACAGTGGTAACACCAGCTGCCGACGATCGCCTAGGATGTCCTCCGGAACAGGAGTGGTGCAAGACTACGCGCGGAATGACAATTTTTCAGTTTCTGCTCGGTTATGGGTTCACCGCGATCGGATACCCCATTGGGGTCACACTTATAACCACCATTTTCTCGAAAGTCCTTGGTCCTCGTCCACAAGGGACGTGGATGGGAGTGATGACCGGGTCGGGCTGTATGTCCAGAGCACTAGGGCCGGTGTTTCTATCGACCATCTACACCAAGTACGGTCTCTATTGGACGTTCGGCAGTACGGCTTTGATGATGGGCTTCACAATGGTTTGGCTATCGTACATGAG ACGGCGGTTAATCCCTGCGCCCTATGAAACCAGCGATGCCGGCGGAGAAGAGCTGGCCACTTTAGATACTAAGCGGCAGGGAGCAGAAACTACAGTCACTGTTGAGGCaagtgaacggaacggagttAATACAAACGGCCTCGTTACAGGCTAG
- the LOC131209437 gene encoding DNA-directed RNA polymerase III subunit RPC7: MAGRGRGKSGGTLTQEQLQSLGVTSKEIQAVTSAAPPPIYPPLMSKPVQLESSVDRNYKILWKEDFISFLRESAYFTTKKSSKLPVQRYSDKVINVIENDPKTKRDGDFLWNCMPAEIRPNFKRIKTATSSGRTKRPRTAADIDAKLQALEQKETSFEKADVVKKEKSESEDEKDDEQEDEMADEEMDDDNDYGNNYFDNGEAYNDEDDNLDDGPIY; encoded by the exons ATGGCAGGCAGAGGCCGAGGTAAATCCGGCGGAACCCTCACACAGGAGCAGCTACAATCGCTGGGTGTAACGAGCAAAGAAATTCAAGCCGTTACATCTGCGGCCCCGCCTCCCATATATCCACCTCTGATGTCGAAGCCGGTACAATTAGAG TCTAGTGTGGACCGGAATTACAAGATATTGTGGAAGGAGGACTTTATCTCATTCTTACGAGAGTCGGCTTACTTTACAACGAAGAAAAGCTCAAAACTGCCCGTTCAGCGGTACTCGGATAAAGTTATT AACGTGATAGAAAATgaccccaaaacaaaacgggatGGAGATTTTCTCTGGAATTGCATGCCCGCAGAAATAAGGCCCAACTTTAAACGGATTAAAACGGCTACAAGCTCAGGCAGAACGAAGCGTCCTCGGACCGCCGCCGATATTGACGCCAAACTGCAGGCACTGGAACAGAAAGAAACCTCTTTCGAAAAGGCGGATGTCGtgaagaaggagaagagtGAGTCGGAAGACGAAAAAGACGACGAACAGGAGGACGAGATGGCCGACGAAGAGATGGATGACGACAACGATTACGGGAACAACTACTTTGATAATGGCGAAGCTTACAACGACGAAGATGACAATCTCGACGATGGTCCTATTTATTGA
- the LOC131209341 gene encoding exocyst complex component 1, whose product MAAGIKYIFQKDIFDDLDERIVSVCNVSKLLKKKKTSYLCIVTTSSKPTVVVSVCQVKQYDKGVYKKKRSWSLEDVKCIDGRNDAPDTHDFDMILEKPYRWFATNLHERQNFITVLWKQINKHCTVGDRAVFKNVPKQWLTEGSPEKQAISGKYGGRHGTEAETNDDDLEAMENEDFHALTEKEEINLNKLISECDYAISNAELFMEDLGHNLLQLDGANIQSVLASEKQVQVLMERIEEAISEAEKVEQRLDNYDEILCHVRDTMEKMGEKNQMIEIANVNNVRLLQELEKVVSQLDLPHAHQLALTDTDLTPKGLPAAIAAAKALQMAMNSDIDPALLRLTAVQDQRKRFEKWKAKFSQTISRHLNNLFIHLGNLGDSHDTSVTELSLPKHYHVHKELSTLMELMHWMKTMDRKAYDALIKVYTASLSKVYDRDIRTFFENAKQALSEKRFNSREDVNNSSMSNKLKLGQQSTKQAAQPYGILGINKELWTAGAEPAERQRFDCILEKVLAELEPVALSEQHFCIAFFQLDVISPTGKNTQTTLEAGNGGENLASGQKDERDTAVQIPQRRLDRQINEDVRKMMGELFSSLESELNSFILSFEKLDSYYSLYVLVRLTQHVMSAQDAHSFLSMTFASALVHVKRSFDKFMQLQLQSIEESKIPKRSKCGLLPYVENFEEFAVTAESIFKKTERRNDLDKWYLKLAEVIFERISLQAVEHPKTPHQVVKMENYHRMHSTLSQLKVHVLENLRKEAKARYNDAQRAYVTKYFGRPLEKLNQFFEGVQVRVQQGVKDTEISYQMAYSKQELRKVISLYPAREVKKGLEQLYRKVEKHLCEEENLLQVVWRAMQQEFITQYNSLEQWIQRCYAGSMITLEFTINDILDFFSEIAQSH is encoded by the exons ATGGCCGCTGGGATCAAGTACATATTTCAGAAAGATATCTTCGATGATCTAGATGAGCGCATCGTATCGGTGTGCAATGTGAGCAAATTgctaaagaagaaaaaaacatcgtaCTTGTGCATCGTAACCACTAGCAGCAAAcccacggtggtggtcagtgTGTGCCAGGTTAAGCAGTACGACAAAGGGGTTTACAAAAAGAAGCGCAGCTGGTCGCTGGAGGATGTAAAGTGCATCGACGGTCGCAACGATGCACCGGATACGCATGACTTCGACATGATCCTTGAGAAACCGTACCGCTGGTTTGCGACCAACTTGCACGAGCGACAGAACTTCATCACCGTGCTCTGGAAACAGatcaacaaacactgcaccgTGGGCGATCGAGCAGTATTCAAAAATGTCCCCAAACAGTGGCTAACGGAGGGGTCTCCTGAAAAGCAGGCTATCAGTGGAAAGTACGGCGGTCGCCATGGGACCGAAGCAGagaccaacgacgacgatttgGAAGCAATGGAAAATGAGGACTTTCACGCGCTCACGGAAAAGGAGGAGATAAATTTGAACAAGCTCATTTCGGAATGTGACTACGCCATCAGCAACGCTGAGCTGTTCATGGAAGACTTGGGCCACAATTTGCTGCAGCTGGACGGTGCCAACATCCAGAGTGTGCTGGCCTCGGAGAAGCAGGTTCAGGTTCTGATGGAGCGGATCGAGGAAGCGATTAGTGAGGCGGAAAAGGTGGAGCAGCGACTGGACAATTACGACGAAATCCTTTGCCACGTGCGCGACACGATGGAAAAGATGGGAGAGAAGAACCAAATGATCGAGATTGCGAACGTTAACAACGTTCGGCTTCTGCAGGAGCTCGAAAAGGTCGTGTCTCAACTGGATCTTCCACACGCGCATCAGTTGGCGCTCACCGACACCGATTTGACGCCGAAAGGCTTGCCGGCAGCAATCGCCGCAGCAAAAGCCCTCCAAATGGCCATGAATAGTGACATAGATCCGGCACTTTTACGATTGACGGCCGTACAAGATCAACGCAAGCGGTTCGAAAAGTGGAAAGCAAAGTTTTCGCAAACAATCAGTCGCCATCTGAACAACCTGTTTATCCATCTGGGTAATTTGGGCGATTCGCACGACACTTCCGTTACAGAACTTTCGCTTCCAAAGCACTACCATGTCCACAAGGAGCTGTCCACGTTGATGGAGTTGATGCACTGGATGAAAACGATGGATCGAAAAGCGTACGACGCGCTGATCAAAGTGTACACGGCGTCTTTGAGCAAGGTTTATGACCGCGATATTCGcacatttttcgaaaacgcCAAGCAGGCGCTGTCCGAGAAGCGGTTCAATTCAAGGGAAGACGTTAACAATAGTTCGATGAGCAATAAACTAAAATTAGGCCAGCAGTCGACTAAGCAAGCGGCCCAGCCGTACGGTATACTGGGGATCAACAAGGAGCTCTGGACAGCGGGAGCAGAGCCTGCAGAGCGGCAACGGTTCGACTGTATATTGGAGAAAGTGCTCGCGGAACTCGAACCGGTAGCGTTGAGCGAGCAACATTTCTGTATCGCTTTCTTTCAACTGGACGTCATCAGTCCGACCGGAAAGAACACCCAAACAACGCTGGAGGCCGGAAATGGCGGTGAAAACCTCGCTTCTGGACAAAAAGACGAACGCGACACGGCAGTTCAAATCCCCCAGAGACGACTCGATCGTCAAATCAACGAAGACGTGCGGAAAATGATGGGCGAACTTTTCAGTAGCCTCGAGTCGGAACTGAACAGTTTCATCTTAAGCTTCGAAAAGCTGGACAGTTA cTATTCTCTGTACGTTCTGGTTCGCCTTACCCAGCACGTAATGTCGGCGCAAGATGCGCATTCGTTCTTGAGCATGACATTCGCGTCCGCTCTGGTGCATGTGAAGCGAAGCTTCGATAAGTTTATGCAACTGCAGCTGCAATCCATTGAAGAGTCGAAAATTCCGAAACGCTCCAAATGTGGCCTACTACCGTACGTTGAGAACTTTGAAGAGTTCGCCGTGACGGCGGAAAGTATTTTCAAGAAAACTGAGCGACGAAACGATCTAGATAAATGGTATCTTAAACTGGCCGAGGTGATCTTTGAACGCATTTCTTTGCAAGCCGTGGAGCATCCAAAGACTCCGCATCAggtggtgaaaatggaaaactatcATCGTATGCACTCAACGCTTTCCCAGTTAAAAGTTCATGTGCTGGAAAATTTGCGGAAGGAAGCCAAAGCGCGCTATAACGATGCACAAAGGGCGTACGTGACGAAGTACTTTGGACGCCCATTGGAGAAACTGAAT CAATTTTTCGAGGGTGTTCAAGTACGCGTTCAACAGGGCGTGAAAGACACGGAGATCAGCTACCAGATGGCGTACTCAAAGCAAGAACTGCGCAAAGTTATTAGCCTCTATCCGGCGCGAGAAGTCAAGAAGGGACTCGAGCAACTGTATCGGAAGGTAGAAAAGCATCTCTGCGAGGAAGAAAACCTCCTACAGGTTGTTTGGCGAGCGATGCAGCAAGAGTTCATCACGCAGTACAACTCCCTGGAGCAGTGGATTCAGCGATGTTACGCTGGCTCGATGATAACCCTCGAGTTTACCATTAACGATATCTTAGACTTTTTCTCTGAAATCGCACAATCGCATTGA
- the LOC131206696 gene encoding major facilitator superfamily domain-containing protein 8-like, with protein sequence MEVIRRWFSLPQQPKDLNGAESEQEYRQRWITIRVVYLSGFLMFLSFGVMTTSLWPYLEDMDGTAGKHFLSVLFAAPPAGQLLFSPLIGWCSNRLSSVRIPFVLLTAIYVFANGLYSVVELFAAPHRKYVLLIARIAFGVATSVNTLSRAYISAATHLHERTKTIAMSSLAQTLGLVVGPIVQSLVSFIGKEGFLLYNLRINMYTASGWICALSGVMYLMLLTPSTFIDRAVVPNKARDMIGSETAEKVTKRRPLKLFPIVLVLLGYGVLMLFYVSFQTTLSPLSLDQFGWSHAESLYYLGILLTAGTVFSCVIFLLLPQLCQRYSEHNVFLLFAMLPLFLSQALMIPFGSDKVPMQHPANDTSPAVLHGCAQEWCNTVPAIGQLQLTLSYAMLSVSFSVGIAISQTILSKLLGSRPQGQWMALYTSIGGLTRIIGPGAALIYTKYGTYWLFGSGAVATGLMLAWMWLHKNDLSTGQKTESSGGELQELNGAN encoded by the exons ATGGAGGTCATCCGCCGATGGTTCAGTTTACCGCAACAACCGAAGGACCTCAACGGAGCGGAATCAGAGCAAGAGTATCGGCAGCGATGGATTACGATTCGTGTGGTGTACTTGAGCGGCTTTCTAATGTTCCTATCGTTCGGAGTGATGACCACAagcctttggccatatttgGAAGAT ATGGATGGAACGGCGGGAAAGCATTTTTTGAGTGTTCTGTTTGCCGCACCACCTGCTGGACAATTGTTGTTTAGTCCGCTGATTGGCTGGTGCTCGAATCGGTTATCATCTGTAAGGATTCCTTTCGTGCTGTTGACGGCGATATATGTCTTTGCCAACGGTCTGTACAGTGTTGTCGAGTTGTTCGCTGCACCACATCGAAAGTATGTGCTGCTAATTGCTCGCATCGCTTTCGGTGTAGCCACGTCGGTCAATACGCTCAGTCGGGCGTACATTTCAGCAGCGACCCATCTCCACGAGCGCACCAAAACCATCGCCATGAGCTCCCTGGCGCAAACCCTAGGCCTTGTGGTCGGACCGATCGTTCAATCCTTGGTCTCATTCATAGGCAAAGAGGGTTTCTTGCTATATAACCTGCGAATCAACATGTACACGGCCAGTGGATGGATCTGCGCCTTGAGTGGAGTCATGTATCTGATGCTTCTCACTCCGTCCACCTTCATTGATCGTGCTGTTGTACCGAACAAGGCACGAGACATGATCGGCAGTGAGACCGCCGAAAAAGTCACGAAACGGAGACCTCTAAAGCTTTTTCCCatcgtgctggtgctgctagGATATGGAGTGCTGATGCTCTTCTACGTGTCTTTTCAAAC GACCCTATCTCCCTTGTCGTTGGATCAGTTTGGTTGGAGTCATGCGGAATCTTTGTACTATCTGGGGATACTGCTGACGGCCGGAACGGTGTTCTCGTGTGTGATATTCTTACTCTTACCGCAGCTTTGCCAGCGATACAGCGAACACAACGTGTTCCTGCTGTTTGCCATGCTTCCACTATTTCTGAGCCAAGCACTCATGATACCGTTTGGCAGCGACAAGGTGCCAATGCAACATCCGGCAAACGACACCAGTCCTGCGGTGCTTCACGGCTGTGCACAGGAATGGTGCAATACCGTGCCAGCAATTGGCCAGCTTCAACTGACGCTTTCGTACGCCATGCTGTCCGTATCGTTCTCAGTTGGTATTGCCATTAGTCAGACGATTCTCTCAAAACTGCTTGGCTCACGACCTCAGGGGCAGTGGATGGCGCTATACACGAGTATTGGCGGTCTAACTCGAATTATTGGCCCGGGAGCCGCCCTAATATACACCAAATACGGAACGTACTGGCTGTTCGGGTCGGGTGCGGTGGCAACCGGCTTGATGCTCGCGTGGATGTGGCTTCACAAGAACGATCTCAGTACCGGCCAGAAAACGGAATCTAGTGGAGGCGAATTGCAGGAACTGAATGGAGCCAATTGA
- the LOC131216785 gene encoding heme transporter FLVCR2-like encodes MHSPKNSNESSFLVRSHNKSAAALTGLDRKKSISTPIIPLQNENFLCVPKLTSHKHTEIIQEVAYNEITIHTEVQRTTTYNTIIKSVSQSTLTIPENYSFTSVQIQIYRRRWFLLVLTVLSIASSYLQWIQYSIVANIMAKYYNISATWIDCTSMVFMVIYIAAVFPISYVMDVRNMRQSAVIGTVGTALGAWVKVFSADPSQFKVVLLGQTVSAIAQVFLLSIPSRLSATWFSPEEASSVCAFGVFGAQLGIAIGFFLTPMVIVNSDDPAAIGVDLQVFLMGVAGFSTMIACMVIAIFKSQPPSAPSHLQALQRTMKPRRKDYWPSVARLMKDHNYLILVLAYGINVGLFNAFSTLLNQIVLNYFPDSASDAGRVGLALIVLGLIGSMVFGYLLDTSHKYKATAVWVCRLSAVTMVIFALALQSRSKKLLAVASVFLGFFMTGFQPIGYEFAAELTFPEPDGPVMGILNISTQIFGIIITLLISGVQSTLGDFVGNIVFAAFLVLDGSIIALIKSDLRRYNTHLEIENEAAREFAEDASVRYGDISNYDDAPLKLKIDGSN; translated from the exons ATGCATTCGCCGAAGAATTCGAACGAAAGTAGTTTCCTGGTGCGCTCACACAACAAGTCGGCCGCTGCACTCACTGGGCTGGATCGAAAGAAATCGATATCGACCCCAATAATTCCGTtgcaaaatgaaaactttcTGTGCGTGCCGAAGCTGACCTCGCACAAGCATACCGAGATTATCCAGGAAGTGGCGTACAACGAGATCACCATCCACACGGAGGTTCAGCGGACGACTACGTACAACACGATCATCAAAAGTGTCTCCCAATCGACGTTGACCATTCCGGAAAACTATAGCTTCACCTCGGTTCAAATACAGATCTACAGGCGCAGGTGGTTTCTCCTGGTCCTAACCGTGCTGAGCATCGCATCGTCGTACCTGCAATGGATTCAGTACAGCATCGTGGCCAACATAATGGCGaaatattacaatatttcgGCGACCTGGATAGACTGCACCTCGATGGTGTTCATGGTGATCTACATTGCCGCAGTATTCCCCATTTCGTACGTGATGGACGTGCGTAACATGAGACAGTCGGCCGTGATCGGCACCGTGGGCACGGCACTCGGCGCGTGGGTAAAAGTGTTTTCCGCCGATCCGTCTCAGTTCAAAGTGGTCCTCCTGGGCCAAACGGTGTCGGCGATCGCGCAGGTATTCCTGCTCAGCATCCCGTCGCGTCTGTCTGCCACCTGGTTCTCGCCGGAAGAAGCGtcgtcggtgtgtgcgttcggaGTGTTCGGTGCTCAGCTTGGAATCGCCATTGGCTTTTTCCTCACGCCGATGGTCATCGTCAATAGCGACGATCCGGCGGCAATCGGTGTAGATCTGCAGGTGTTTCTGATGGGTGTAGCCGGATTTTCGACCATGATCGCCTGCATGGTGATCGCCATCTTTAAATCGCAACCACCGTCCGCTCCCAGCCACCTGCAGGCTCTACAGCGGACAATGAAACCACGGCGCAAAGACTActggccatcggtggcgcgGCTGATGAAGGATCACAACTATCTCATCCTGGTGCTTGCCTACGGTATCAACGTGGGGCTGTTTAATGCGTTCTCGACATTGCTGAACCAGATCGTACTTAACTATTTCCCGGACAGCGCGAGCGACGCTGGCCGCGTCGGTCTGGCGCTGATCGTGCTGGGACTGATCGGATCGATGGTTTTTGGCTATCTTCTGGACACAAGCCACAAGTATAAAGCCACGGCTGTCTGGGTGTGTCGATTGTCGGCCGTCACAATGGTCATTTTCGCCCTTGCCCTGCAGAGTCGCTCCAAAAAACTACTGGCCGTTGCTTCCGTGTTCCTCGG attttttatGACAGGCTTCCAGCCGATTGGGTACGAGTTTGCGGCGGAACTCACGTTTCCCGAACCGGACGGTCCCGTGATGGGGATTCTGAACATATCGACGCAAATTTTCGGAATCATCATAACTCTCCTGATTTCTGGCGTTCAAAGCACATTGGGAGATTTTGTAGGAAATATT GTGTTTGCCGCGTTTCTAGTGCTGGATGGAAGCATCATAGCGCTGATTAAGTCGGACTTGCGCCGATACAACACGCACCTGGAAATAGAGAACGAGGCAGCGAGAGAGTTCGCGGAGGACGCCAGCGTGCGATACGGAGATATCTCAAACTATGACGACGCACCATTGAAACTTAAAATAGATGGCTCCAACTGA
- the LOC131215551 gene encoding sex peptide receptor — translation MSTTGVLLPSGGGYHYGGDGGGHHPTVPASSRLTANESAFLPYDYFPMFESQPPYNSLENESEPYHITTNGHRGNGTLYDYYDCSASHGNVSYLNVSCETILSYSIPLYGYCTPALLLVTLTANSLIVIVLSKRSMASPTNFVLMAMALCDLFTVLFPAPGLLYMFTFGNHYKPLSPVAVCYAWNALNEILPAMCHTASVWLTLALAVQRYVYVCHPPTARTWCTIPRVKKYIAYICIAALVHQSTRFFDKSYSLVTIEWNGHQTNVCHIETADWVHEYISEDFYYTFYFSFRILFVHLAPCASLVALNVLLFRAMKQAQMKRERLFKDNKKRECKRLRDANCTTLMLIVVVTVFLIVEIPLGVITALHILSSLIYEFLDYYVANLFILFANFFLIVSYPINFAIYCGMSRQFRETFKEIFMSPGKAGGPKKECGSSKYSLVNGPRTCTNETVL, via the exons ATGTCCACTACCGGTGTGCTGCTGCCATCAGGCGGGGGATACCActacggcggcgacggcggtggtcatCATCCGACTGTGCCCGCGAGCTCCCGGTTGACCGCCAACGAATCAGCGTTCCTGCCGTACGATTACTTTCCAATGTTTGAATCGCAACCGCCGTACAATAGCCTAGAAAACGAGTCCGAGCCCTATCACATTACCACCAACGGCCACCGAGGTAACGGCACGTTATACGATTATTACGACTGTAGCGCCAGCCACGGCAACGTATCATATTTGAATGTGTCCTGCGAGACAATCCTGAGCTACAGCATCCCCCTGTACGGTTACTGCACTCCGGCCTTGCTGCTCGTAACGCTAACCGCCAACTCGTTGATTGTGATAGTTCTCAGCAAACGAAGCATGGCTTCGCCGACGAACTTCGTCCTGATGG CGATGGCACTTTGCGATTTGTTTACGGTGCTTTTCCCGGCTCCCGGGCTGCTGTACATGTTCACATTCGGAAACCATTACAAACCcctttcgccggtggccgtgtgCTATGCGTGGAACGCGCTGAACGAA attcttccggcgatgTGCCACACGGCGTCAGTATGGTTAACGCTGGCCCTGGCCGTCCAAAG ATACGTTTACGTGTGCCATCCTCCGACGGCTCGGACGTGGTGTACCATCCCGAGGGTGAAAAAGTACATTGCCTACATCTGCATAGCGGCCTTAGTTCACCAAAGCACGAGGTTCTTCGACAA ATCTTACTCGCTCGTAACGATCGAGTGGAACGGCCATCAAACCAACGTGTGCCACATAGAGACCGCGGATTGGGTGCACGAGTACATTAGCGAAGATTTCTACTACACCTTCTACTTTTCCTTCCGGATACTGTTCGTCCATCTGGCCCCGTGCGCCAGTCTCGTGGCCCTCAACGTGCTCCTCTTCAGGGCCATGAAGCAGGCGCAAATGAAGCGCGAGCGGCTCTTTAAGGATAACAAAAAGCGCGAATGCAAACGCCTGCGAGATGCCAACTGCACCACGCTGATGCTGATAGTGGTGGTCACCGTGTTTTTGATCGTGGAAATACCACTCGGGGTCATCACGGCGTTGCATATATTATCATCGCTGATATACGAGTTCCTAGATTACTACGTGGCGAATCTCTTCATCCTGTTTGCGAACTTCTTTCTTATAGTGAGTTATCCTATTAATTTTGCCATCTACTGCGGCATGTCGCGCCAGTTCCGAGAGACGTTCAAAGAGATATTCATGAGCCCCGGCAAGGCaggcggccccaaaaaagaaTGCGGTTCGTCGAAATACTCCCTTGTCAATGGACCACGGACGTGTACCAATGAGACGGTTCTATAA
- the LOC131216712 gene encoding uncharacterized protein LOC131216712 → MQAARPISSLAIRNAAFLSRGYHGPSNFRVFTMNDMPVPEGDFFEEHRRKNRVYNAVLAAGVVIFGITFTVAKESGLIYFNYNPPKSLD, encoded by the exons ATGCAGGCTGCTCGCCCGATTTCCAGCTTGGCCATCCGCAACG CGGCCTTCCTGTCGCGAGGATACCATGGACCGAGCAACTTCCGTGTTTTCACCATGAACGATATGCCCGTTCCGGAGGGGGATTTCTTCGAAGAGCACCGACGCAAGAACCGTGTGTATAACGCCGTCCTGGCTGCCGGTGTTGTCATTTTCGGCATTACATTCACTGTG GCGAAGGAGAGTGGACTTATCTATTTCAACTACAACCCCCCGAAGAGTCTGGATTAA